A genomic stretch from Algoriphagus halophilus includes:
- a CDS encoding M81 family metallopeptidase, with protein sequence MRLSIFGLLALFLVFGCSSSETSEKLPRIAIAGLAIESSTFSPAQSDAAAFRTRVGEEIFSYYPFLDSGSVDRDRAEWFPTLRGHAIPGGIVTREAYDSLVGVTLEMLQENLPYDGLFFDIHGAMSVVGLDDPEGDFIVKVREVVGPETLISTSMDLHGNVSQRLAKNTDLITCYRMAPHEDALESKQRAVENLLDRLESGKGKPAYKAWIPVPILLPGEKTSTRIDPGKSLYAKIPSQTEKEGVIDAAIWIGYAWADEPRNHAVVMVTGDDEKEVSESAEYLANSFWEVRNEFEFVAPVATLDESLKMALESDKKPYMISDMGDNPTAGGAGDVTWTITEVLKRPEFKSADGPTLIYASIPGPEFVEKAMEVGVGGTVEGTAGAAVDDRFAPPVPLKGTVEFIKEGDRAAEVEVVVRIGSVHVIVTKKRKPYHNESDFTELGLKPREADIVMVKIGYLVPELYDMRGDWVMALTPGGVDQDLERLGYKRINRPMFPLDKDMETPDLSTRFIPASDQ encoded by the coding sequence TTTGGCGTTGTTTCTTGTGTTTGGATGTAGCAGTTCTGAGACTTCGGAAAAACTTCCCAGAATTGCGATTGCTGGATTGGCAATTGAATCCAGTACCTTCTCCCCTGCCCAAAGTGATGCTGCTGCATTTAGAACTCGTGTAGGAGAAGAAATATTCAGCTATTATCCTTTTTTGGATTCGGGTTCAGTAGACAGAGACAGGGCCGAATGGTTTCCTACGTTAAGAGGTCATGCCATTCCTGGAGGAATAGTAACTAGAGAAGCATACGATTCATTGGTCGGGGTCACCTTAGAAATGCTCCAGGAAAATTTACCCTATGATGGATTGTTTTTTGATATCCACGGAGCAATGAGTGTAGTGGGATTGGATGATCCGGAGGGAGACTTCATTGTGAAAGTCCGCGAAGTAGTGGGACCGGAAACTTTAATTTCCACTTCCATGGATTTGCATGGAAATGTATCTCAAAGGCTTGCGAAAAACACCGACTTGATCACCTGTTATAGAATGGCGCCTCATGAGGATGCCCTGGAATCCAAACAAAGAGCGGTAGAAAACCTGCTCGATCGATTGGAAAGTGGAAAAGGCAAACCAGCTTATAAAGCATGGATTCCTGTCCCCATTCTACTTCCAGGTGAAAAAACCAGTACCCGAATCGATCCGGGAAAAAGCTTATATGCCAAAATCCCAAGCCAAACAGAAAAAGAAGGAGTGATCGATGCGGCCATTTGGATCGGTTATGCCTGGGCAGATGAACCAAGAAACCATGCCGTGGTAATGGTCACCGGTGATGATGAAAAAGAAGTTTCTGAATCCGCAGAATATTTGGCGAATAGCTTTTGGGAGGTTAGAAATGAATTTGAATTTGTTGCCCCAGTTGCCACGTTGGACGAAAGTTTAAAAATGGCCTTAGAAAGCGATAAAAAGCCCTATATGATTTCTGATATGGGCGATAACCCTACTGCAGGTGGTGCAGGGGACGTTACCTGGACGATTACGGAAGTTTTGAAAAGACCTGAATTCAAATCAGCAGATGGCCCTACTTTGATCTATGCATCCATTCCTGGTCCTGAATTCGTGGAAAAAGCAATGGAAGTGGGTGTGGGAGGAACAGTTGAAGGAACTGCCGGTGCGGCAGTAGATGACCGTTTTGCTCCACCTGTACCCTTAAAAGGTACCGTAGAATTCATCAAAGAAGGAGATCGGGCGGCAGAGGTAGAAGTAGTAGTGAGAATTGGTTCAGTCCATGTGATCGTCACTAAAAAACGTAAGCCTTATCATAATGAGAGTGACTTCACCGAATTGGGATTGAAGCCAAGGGAAGCCGATATCGTGATGGTGAAAATCGGGTATTTAGTTCCTGAACTTTATGATATGAGAGGTGATTGGGTCATGGCTTTGACTCCTGGAGGTGTGGACCAAGACCTAGAACGATTGGGATACAAGCGGATCAACAGGCCCATGTTCCCTCTAGATAAAGATATGGAAACCCCAGACCTTAGTACTCGATTCATTCCTGCCTCGGATCAATAA
- a CDS encoding nuclear transport factor 2 family protein — protein MKKLGLVLLLFGIGYSVMAQEKGPTDEVQIQNLVQESFDVLFSAYDLDQIDQFYTPDIKILENGEIWDMDIIKGILTNAKSRNSGIRTNKFEFIETHVDQDMGYTVYHNYATFLKDGEVIREIHWIESVVALKTEYGWRIKNLHSFPAAEKK, from the coding sequence ATGAAAAAACTAGGTTTAGTCCTCTTACTTTTTGGAATTGGATATTCTGTTATGGCCCAAGAAAAGGGCCCAACTGATGAGGTTCAAATCCAGAATTTAGTCCAAGAATCATTCGATGTCTTGTTTTCTGCCTATGACCTCGATCAAATAGATCAGTTCTATACTCCTGATATTAAAATATTGGAAAATGGTGAAATCTGGGACATGGATATCATTAAAGGCATATTGACAAACGCTAAAAGCCGAAACTCCGGAATACGGACCAATAAATTTGAGTTTATAGAAACCCATGTGGATCAGGATATGGGATATACGGTCTATCATAATTACGCCACGTTTTTAAAAGATGGAGAAGTAATTCGTGAGATACATTGGATTGAAAGTGTAGTTGCCCTCAAAACTGAATATGGCTGGAGAATCAAAAATCTACATAGCTTCCCGGCCGCTGAAAAAAAGTAA